The following proteins are encoded in a genomic region of Aquifex aeolicus VF5:
- the gcvPA gene encoding aminomethyl-transferring glycine dehydrogenase subunit GcvPA — protein sequence MSYIPHSEEETKEILSKLGLESLEDLFSHIPKELFAKDFSFPEPKSEEELRRIFERACEDTELPLYFIGAGAYDRIIPSVIWQILSRGEFLTPYTPYQAEASQGTLQAIFEYQSLICELTGMDVANASMYDGASALAEAVLMARAIKGKGDTVVLSKALNPLYRRTVKTYLRGYEDKIVEVPYTEEGTTDLNNLEEVLKESEVHALAVQYPNFFGFVEPLKEIGELCKKYEVPFVVFVDPIALSILKPPAEFGADIVVGEGQQMGIPLSFGGPYVGFFATKKEHVRKMPGRLVGMGEDIEGKRAFTLVLQTREQHIRRERATSNICTNQNLMALANLLYMVLLGKEGMKKVAVQSLSKALYFKKELMKKGFEEVFTGKHLWEFPLRHESLKAIYRKLLKEKIVLGLPLDRFYEDLKNTTLIAVTEKRTKEEIDSVLALL from the coding sequence ATGAGTTACATTCCTCATTCGGAGGAAGAAACAAAAGAGATACTCTCAAAACTCGGTCTAGAAAGCTTAGAGGATCTCTTTTCCCACATACCAAAAGAGCTTTTTGCAAAGGATTTTTCCTTTCCCGAACCAAAATCCGAGGAAGAACTCAGGAGAATTTTTGAAAGAGCCTGTGAAGACACGGAATTACCACTTTACTTTATAGGAGCGGGAGCTTACGACAGAATAATCCCCTCTGTAATATGGCAGATACTCAGCAGAGGCGAGTTCCTGACTCCTTACACCCCCTATCAGGCGGAAGCCTCACAGGGAACACTTCAGGCTATTTTTGAGTACCAATCACTTATATGTGAGCTCACGGGAATGGACGTGGCAAACGCCTCCATGTACGACGGGGCTTCAGCCCTTGCGGAAGCTGTTTTAATGGCAAGGGCAATAAAAGGTAAGGGGGACACTGTTGTCCTCTCTAAAGCCCTAAACCCCCTTTACAGGCGAACCGTAAAAACTTACCTAAGAGGGTATGAGGACAAAATTGTTGAAGTTCCGTACACTGAAGAGGGAACAACTGACCTGAACAACCTGGAAGAGGTTCTAAAAGAAAGCGAAGTTCACGCCCTTGCGGTTCAGTATCCAAACTTCTTCGGCTTTGTAGAACCACTAAAGGAAATAGGAGAACTTTGCAAGAAATACGAGGTTCCTTTCGTAGTCTTTGTGGACCCAATAGCCCTTTCTATCCTGAAACCTCCCGCGGAGTTTGGAGCGGACATAGTTGTGGGAGAAGGACAGCAGATGGGAATCCCGCTGTCTTTCGGCGGACCTTATGTGGGATTCTTTGCGACTAAGAAGGAACACGTGAGAAAGATGCCCGGAAGACTCGTGGGAATGGGAGAGGATATTGAAGGAAAAAGAGCTTTTACCTTGGTTCTCCAGACTAGGGAACAGCACATAAGGAGAGAAAGGGCAACCTCCAACATATGCACAAACCAGAACTTGATGGCTCTTGCAAACCTCCTTTACATGGTTCTCCTCGGAAAGGAAGGTATGAAAAAGGTAGCAGTTCAGAGTCTCTCCAAGGCACTTTACTTCAAAAAAGAATTAATGAAAAAGGGATTTGAAGAAGTCTTTACCGGTAAACACCTCTGGGAATTTCCCTTAAGACACGAAAGCCTAAAGGCTATATACAGGAAACTCTTGAAAGAGAAAATAGTCCTCGGTCTTCCTCTGGATAGATTTTACGAAGACTTAAAAAACACTACATTAATAGCAGTTACGGAAAAGAGAACGAAAGAGGAAATAGACTCCGTCTTAGCACTTCTTTAG
- the plsX gene encoding phosphate acyltransferase PlsX — MLRIAVDCMGGDYAPLEIVRGCILAAKELGYKIYLVGDKEQIIPILEKAKEHNNSLLEVVHAPDKVEMHEPPSNVLKKKNSSLYVAGMLVRKGEADGLVSAGNTGAVLAVGKFIVGAEEEVERPSIGVALPNPKGKTVLIDVGANVDCKPKHLVQFAVIGHTYAEEILGIKNPRVGILSIGEEEGKGNELVKETYPLLKATKLNFKGNAEGRDIYAGTFDVIVCDGFVGNVILKASESLGLAVVQMIKEEIKRSILAKLGALLLMPALNRFKKKADFAEYGGIPLLGAKKPVIITHGRANAKAIKNAVRVAGEFLNTDFNKKLVYNLKTLIPEGVKV; from the coding sequence ATGTTAAGGATAGCGGTTGACTGCATGGGGGGCGATTACGCCCCCTTGGAAATAGTAAGGGGTTGTATATTAGCGGCTAAAGAGCTCGGCTACAAGATATACCTCGTTGGTGACAAGGAACAAATAATCCCGATACTTGAAAAGGCAAAAGAACACAACAACTCTCTCCTTGAGGTAGTTCATGCCCCTGATAAAGTGGAAATGCACGAACCCCCTTCAAACGTTTTGAAGAAGAAAAACTCCTCCCTTTACGTGGCGGGAATGCTCGTGAGGAAAGGTGAAGCGGACGGTCTCGTCTCTGCAGGAAACACGGGGGCGGTTCTCGCAGTCGGAAAATTCATCGTGGGAGCGGAAGAAGAGGTAGAGAGACCTTCAATAGGCGTTGCACTTCCCAATCCTAAAGGAAAGACTGTTTTAATAGACGTTGGAGCGAACGTAGACTGTAAACCAAAACACCTCGTTCAGTTCGCTGTAATAGGACACACTTACGCGGAAGAGATTCTCGGGATAAAAAACCCAAGGGTCGGGATACTTAGTATCGGAGAAGAAGAGGGAAAGGGAAACGAACTCGTAAAGGAAACCTATCCCCTCCTTAAGGCTACAAAGCTCAACTTCAAGGGAAACGCGGAAGGAAGAGACATATACGCGGGCACCTTTGACGTAATAGTTTGCGACGGGTTTGTGGGAAACGTAATACTAAAGGCGAGTGAAAGTTTGGGACTTGCAGTAGTGCAGATGATAAAGGAAGAGATCAAGAGAAGCATTCTCGCAAAACTGGGAGCTTTGCTCTTGATGCCTGCCCTGAACAGGTTTAAAAAGAAGGCGGACTTTGCGGAGTACGGGGGAATACCACTTCTGGGAGCTAAAAAGCCCGTGATAATAACCCACGGTAGGGCTAACGCGAAGGCTATTAAAAACGCCGTAAGGGTTGCGGGAGAATTTTTAAATACGGATTTCAACAAGAAGCTCGTGTATAATCTAAAAACCCTTATCCCCGAAGGAGTGAAGGTGTAA
- a CDS encoding ABC transporter substrate-binding protein, translated as MFRIIILIFLIFTVSCEKREEINIAVFISGDGRLEKVGGFIKGLKDLGIKNIKIDLYKGNNSLKSLEDLAQNLNLKTKRYRLIAAGGSLEAYILKKHGVNEKIPVVILGGTSILSWGLTDSFSRPSENITGVNNLNAELMEKRIELFTYMFPDVRKVIIFCSPKFEASRKAARITIKTAKKFNLKVVPLYVKDVKELEFVMSHMKEDGYGAVIMTPCYYTENFLTHYILHYANFYKVPVFCHSPEFAKEGCPVAYGTPAFEQGYTAAHVAYKILKGIPVENVPFVRAYSPKFILNLSALKELYVQYNERILVYADEVVK; from the coding sequence ATGTTCAGAATTATCATTCTAATTTTTCTGATTTTTACCGTTTCGTGTGAGAAAAGAGAAGAGATAAATATAGCGGTTTTCATTTCGGGTGATGGAAGGCTTGAAAAAGTAGGGGGATTTATAAAGGGTTTAAAAGATTTAGGTATTAAGAATATAAAAATAGACTTATATAAAGGAAACAATTCGTTAAAATCTTTGGAAGATTTGGCACAGAACTTAAATTTGAAGACTAAAAGGTACAGACTGATCGCTGCGGGGGGAAGCCTTGAGGCGTACATATTGAAGAAGCACGGTGTAAATGAGAAAATTCCCGTAGTAATCCTGGGAGGCACTTCCATACTCAGCTGGGGATTGACTGATAGTTTTTCAAGACCCTCGGAAAACATAACGGGAGTTAATAACTTAAACGCTGAGCTGATGGAAAAAAGGATAGAGCTGTTCACTTACATGTTCCCCGACGTAAGGAAGGTAATAATATTCTGCTCTCCAAAGTTTGAAGCTTCCAGAAAAGCTGCGAGGATTACCATCAAGACGGCAAAGAAGTTTAACCTGAAGGTGGTGCCCCTTTACGTTAAAGACGTAAAAGAACTTGAGTTCGTCATGAGTCACATGAAGGAAGACGGATACGGGGCTGTTATAATGACACCGTGTTATTACACAGAGAACTTTCTCACCCACTACATACTCCACTATGCGAACTTTTATAAAGTGCCTGTGTTTTGTCATTCTCCGGAATTTGCGAAAGAAGGTTGTCCCGTAGCGTACGGCACCCCCGCCTTTGAGCAGGGATACACCGCTGCCCACGTTGCTTACAAAATACTCAAAGGTATTCCCGTGGAAAACGTGCCCTTCGTAAGGGCGTATTCTCCTAAGTTCATTCTCAATTTATCCGCCTTAAAGGAACTTTACGTTCAATACAACGAAAGAATCCTCGTATACGCAGACGAGGTAGTGAAATGA
- a CDS encoding RNA ligase produces MISPELVKEALKKKKVRSEEAFGLEYLRFNDDYKDIPRGTAIFKDFIIWGYPHIGRIFLLETGLREQFEAPFWVEEKVDGYNTRIFKYGDNYYALSRGGFICPFTTDRLPDLIDLRILDENPDLVICAEVAGPENPYIEESPPYVKEDVQLFVFDFMKKNEQGFLSQEEKMELIEKYNLPHVEILGRFTASEEGIKKIKEILKRFNEEGREGVVFKEDSERNKRAKYITSYANLMDIKTNAKNMLQLPPEYYTNRILRLVLFMYEEGLKTTEHLYEELGRAFIDGLFQAIEQFEKEHKVYKTFTCKFRKKENAIALLELLSKTSKHIQVKERRLEKEGDYWRLEFDKVFLNMTGLLGHLLSGGIVYD; encoded by the coding sequence GTGATTAGTCCTGAGCTCGTAAAGGAAGCCTTAAAAAAGAAAAAAGTAAGGAGCGAAGAAGCCTTCGGCCTTGAGTATCTGAGGTTTAACGACGACTACAAGGACATACCAAGGGGAACCGCTATATTCAAGGACTTTATAATCTGGGGCTACCCCCACATAGGAAGGATATTCTTATTGGAAACCGGATTAAGGGAACAATTTGAAGCCCCTTTCTGGGTGGAGGAAAAGGTTGACGGCTACAACACGAGGATTTTCAAGTACGGAGACAATTACTACGCCCTCTCCAGGGGAGGATTTATATGCCCTTTTACAACCGACAGACTCCCGGACCTCATAGACTTAAGGATTTTGGACGAAAACCCCGATTTGGTGATTTGTGCGGAAGTAGCTGGACCAGAGAATCCTTACATAGAGGAAAGTCCCCCTTACGTAAAGGAGGATGTCCAGCTCTTCGTGTTTGACTTCATGAAGAAAAACGAGCAGGGATTTCTGAGTCAAGAAGAGAAAATGGAGCTGATAGAGAAATACAACCTCCCCCACGTTGAAATACTCGGAAGGTTCACGGCGAGCGAAGAAGGCATAAAGAAGATAAAGGAAATCCTGAAGAGGTTCAACGAAGAGGGAAGGGAAGGAGTCGTTTTCAAAGAAGACAGCGAAAGGAATAAGAGGGCAAAGTACATAACGAGCTACGCCAACCTGATGGACATAAAAACGAATGCCAAGAACATGCTCCAGCTTCCGCCAGAATACTACACAAACAGAATTCTCAGACTCGTTCTCTTTATGTACGAGGAAGGACTTAAAACAACTGAACACCTCTACGAAGAACTGGGCAGGGCTTTCATAGATGGGCTTTTTCAAGCAATAGAACAGTTTGAAAAGGAACACAAGGTTTACAAGACCTTCACGTGTAAGTTCAGGAAGAAAGAAAACGCCATAGCACTCCTTGAACTCCTCTCTAAAACTTCCAAACACATTCAGGTAAAGGAAAGGAGACTGGAGAAAGAAGGGGATTACTGGAGGCTTGAGTTTGACAAAGTATTCCTGAACATGACGGGATTACTCGGACATCTCCTGAGTGGCGGCATAGTTTATGATTAA
- the moaD gene encoding molybdopterin converting factor subunit 1, whose amino-acid sequence MVEIRYFSILREKLGKEKEEFEFEGTVSELRKLLLSKYPEIENILNSVKFAVNEEYVDEDYKISDGDRVALIPPVSGG is encoded by the coding sequence ATGGTGGAGATAAGGTACTTTTCCATTCTCAGGGAGAAGCTCGGTAAAGAAAAGGAAGAGTTTGAGTTTGAAGGCACCGTATCTGAGCTCAGGAAACTACTACTGAGTAAGTATCCCGAGATAGAAAATATATTGAACTCCGTTAAGTTTGCCGTTAACGAAGAGTACGTGGATGAGGACTATAAAATCTCCGACGGGGATAGGGTTGCTTTAATACCTCCAGTTAGCGGTGGTTAA
- the gcvH gene encoding glycine cleavage system protein GcvH yields the protein MEDFYVEDYLVKGDRYYTKEHEWVRVKNGFAEVGITDYAQKQLGDIVYVDLPEKGKEVDAGDTLANIESVKNVAPVYAPVTGTVVEVNEDLKDEPGIINDDPYEAGWIAVIEMKDPTEVEDLMTAQDYAEYLKEIVEEEKEEEVEVKEEELIETESIEELSEEELGYEENK from the coding sequence ATGGAAGACTTCTACGTTGAAGATTACCTTGTAAAGGGAGATCGCTACTACACAAAAGAGCACGAGTGGGTCAGGGTTAAAAACGGCTTTGCGGAAGTTGGTATAACAGATTACGCCCAGAAACAACTGGGAGACATAGTTTACGTGGACCTTCCCGAGAAGGGAAAGGAGGTGGATGCGGGAGACACCTTGGCTAACATAGAGTCCGTTAAAAACGTAGCTCCCGTTTACGCACCCGTTACGGGCACAGTTGTGGAGGTAAACGAGGACCTCAAAGACGAGCCGGGGATAATAAACGACGACCCGTATGAGGCGGGCTGGATAGCTGTTATAGAGATGAAGGATCCCACGGAAGTGGAAGATTTGATGACAGCACAGGATTACGCAGAGTACCTCAAAGAAATTGTAGAAGAGGAAAAGGAAGAAGAAGTTGAAGTAAAAGAAGAGGAATTAATAGAAACCGAGTCCATAGAAGAGTTGTCCGAAGAAGAACTCGGATACGAGGAGAATAAATGA
- a CDS encoding YceD family protein encodes MFTLDLKEIFKISDRFKGSYTLQPKDVKLPTDIGELKKPVKVNVEITKDKNGYKLRLSMEGYVELECSRCLEVYEKDISQEKTKLLQNIPHEEGTFHLKPKDLEVTFMEEPDKVNIADLVREEIILSIPMKPLCSPQCRGIPGYAVELEEPEKETKKESSFAILKNLLTQKGGK; translated from the coding sequence ATGTTTACTCTTGACCTTAAGGAAATCTTCAAGATATCGGACAGGTTTAAGGGTTCTTACACCCTTCAGCCCAAGGACGTAAAGCTCCCCACGGACATAGGAGAGTTAAAAAAACCCGTGAAGGTAAACGTGGAGATAACGAAGGACAAGAACGGATACAAGCTCAGACTCTCCATGGAAGGTTACGTGGAACTCGAGTGCAGCAGGTGCCTTGAAGTTTACGAGAAGGACATTTCTCAGGAAAAGACTAAGCTCCTTCAGAACATACCCCACGAGGAGGGAACCTTCCACCTAAAGCCCAAGGACCTTGAGGTTACCTTTATGGAAGAACCTGATAAGGTGAACATAGCGGACCTCGTAAGGGAAGAGATTATTCTTAGCATACCCATGAAGCCCCTTTGCAGTCCCCAGTGCAGGGGAATTCCCGGTTACGCGGTTGAACTGGAAGAACCAGAAAAGGAAACAAAAAAGGAGAGTTCTTTTGCTATACTAAAAAATTTGTTAACGCAGAAAGGAGGTAAGTGA
- the holA gene encoding DNA polymerase III subunit delta, whose translation METTIFQFQKTFFTKPPKERVFVLHGEEQYLIRTFLSKLKEKYGENYTVLWGDEISEEEFYTALSETSIFGGSKEKAVVIYNFGDFLKKLGRKKKEKERLIKVLRNVKSNYVFIVYDAKLQKQELSSEPLKSVASFGGIVVANRLSKERIKQLVLKKFKEKGINVENDALEYLLQLTGYNLMELKLEVEKLIDYASEKKILTLDEVKRVAFSVSENVNVFEFVDLLLLKDYEKALKVLDSLISFGIHPLQIMKILSSYALKLYTLKRLEEKGEDLNKAMESVGIKNNFLKMKFKSYLKANSKEDLKNLILSLQRIDAFSKLYFQDTVQLLRDFLTSRLEREVVKNTSHGG comes from the coding sequence GTGGAAACCACAATATTCCAGTTCCAGAAAACTTTTTTCACAAAACCTCCGAAGGAGAGGGTCTTCGTCCTTCATGGAGAAGAGCAGTATCTCATAAGAACCTTTTTGTCTAAGCTGAAGGAAAAGTACGGGGAGAATTACACGGTTCTGTGGGGGGATGAGATAAGCGAGGAGGAATTCTACACTGCCCTTTCCGAGACCAGTATATTCGGCGGTTCAAAGGAAAAAGCGGTGGTCATTTACAACTTCGGGGATTTCCTGAAGAAGCTCGGAAGGAAGAAAAAGGAAAAAGAAAGGCTTATAAAAGTCCTCAGAAACGTAAAGAGTAACTACGTATTTATAGTGTACGATGCGAAACTCCAGAAACAGGAACTTTCTTCGGAACCTCTGAAATCCGTAGCGTCTTTCGGCGGTATAGTGGTAGCAAACAGGCTGAGCAAGGAGAGGATAAAACAGCTCGTCCTTAAGAAGTTCAAAGAAAAAGGGATAAACGTAGAAAACGATGCCCTTGAATACCTTCTCCAGCTCACGGGTTACAACTTGATGGAGCTCAAACTTGAGGTTGAAAAACTGATAGATTACGCAAGTGAAAAGAAAATTTTAACACTCGATGAGGTAAAGAGAGTAGCCTTCTCAGTCTCAGAAAACGTAAACGTATTTGAGTTCGTTGATTTACTCCTCTTAAAAGATTACGAAAAGGCTCTTAAAGTTTTGGACTCCCTCATTTCCTTCGGAATACACCCCCTCCAGATTATGAAAATCCTGTCCTCCTATGCTCTAAAACTTTACACCCTCAAGAGGCTTGAAGAGAAGGGAGAGGACCTGAATAAGGCGATGGAAAGCGTGGGAATAAAGAACAACTTTCTCAAGATGAAGTTCAAATCTTACTTAAAGGCAAACTCTAAAGAGGACTTGAAGAACCTAATCCTCTCCCTCCAGAGGATAGACGCTTTTTCTAAACTTTACTTTCAGGACACAGTGCAGTTGCTGAGGGATTTCTTGACCTCAAGACTGGAGAGGGAAGTTGTGAAAAATACTTCTCATGGTGGATAA
- the rsmI gene encoding 16S rRNA (cytidine(1402)-2'-O)-methyltransferase, whose translation MPKLYVIPTPIGNLKDITLRALEVLKEVNYIACEDTRRTMILLNHYGIKGKKLISYYEPKEEKQIPKILKVLEKEDVALVTDAGMPAISDPGYRLIRKCIEKGIEIEVLPGPSAVITALVGSGLPPDRFLFVGFPPKKGTKGFFEELKSCEDTTVILFENPNRLLKTLKIIHEVFGNVQACVARELTKLHEEYIRGNLEEIIQELESREKIKGEVVVLFRI comes from the coding sequence ATGCCAAAACTCTACGTCATCCCAACACCCATAGGGAACTTAAAAGACATAACACTAAGAGCCTTGGAAGTGCTAAAGGAAGTAAATTACATAGCCTGTGAGGACACAAGGAGGACGATGATACTCCTGAATCACTACGGTATAAAGGGAAAAAAGTTAATCTCCTATTACGAACCGAAGGAAGAAAAACAAATCCCTAAGATTTTAAAGGTCCTTGAAAAGGAAGACGTGGCTCTCGTTACGGACGCCGGTATGCCTGCCATATCGGACCCCGGCTACAGACTGATAAGAAAGTGTATAGAGAAAGGTATAGAGATAGAGGTCCTTCCGGGGCCAAGTGCAGTTATTACCGCACTCGTGGGCTCGGGTCTTCCCCCAGACAGGTTTCTCTTCGTGGGTTTCCCTCCCAAAAAGGGCACTAAGGGATTCTTTGAGGAATTGAAGAGCTGTGAGGACACTACCGTTATTCTCTTTGAGAACCCGAACAGATTACTTAAAACCTTGAAGATTATTCACGAAGTTTTTGGTAACGTTCAGGCTTGCGTTGCAAGGGAGCTCACAAAACTCCACGAAGAATACATAAGGGGAAACTTAGAGGAAATAATTCAGGAACTCGAAAGCAGGGAAAAGATTAAAGGGGAGGTTGTAGTACTTTTCAGGATTTAA
- the purQ gene encoding phosphoribosylformylglycinamidine synthase I, with the protein MKFAVCVFPGSNCDYDTYYVIRDILEKDVEFVYWEEKNLSKYDVVVLPGGFSFGDYLRPGALAARTPLAQAIYDFAQKGKYVIGICNGFQILTELGLLPGALLPNLNMRFVCKWVNLRVENERSAFTRKLEKGDVLRIPIAHHDGRYYVPEEELRKMEENGQILFRYCDEQGEVKEEVNPNGSVSNIAGVMNKEGNVFGMMPHPERASEDILGSHDGLMLWYSLLSD; encoded by the coding sequence ATGAAGTTTGCGGTTTGCGTTTTTCCCGGTTCTAACTGCGATTACGACACCTACTACGTTATAAGGGACATTCTTGAAAAGGACGTGGAATTCGTTTACTGGGAAGAAAAGAACCTTTCCAAGTACGACGTCGTTGTTCTGCCAGGAGGATTTTCCTTCGGGGATTACCTCAGACCCGGAGCTCTGGCGGCAAGAACTCCCCTCGCTCAGGCCATTTACGATTTTGCCCAGAAGGGGAAGTACGTGATAGGCATATGCAACGGCTTTCAAATCCTCACAGAACTCGGGCTGCTTCCGGGAGCTCTCCTTCCCAACTTGAACATGAGGTTCGTGTGCAAGTGGGTAAACCTTAGGGTTGAAAATGAGCGCTCCGCCTTTACGAGGAAACTGGAAAAGGGAGACGTTTTAAGAATTCCCATAGCCCACCACGACGGGAGGTATTACGTTCCCGAAGAAGAGCTCAGGAAAATGGAAGAAAATGGACAGATACTCTTCAGGTACTGCGACGAGCAGGGAGAAGTGAAGGAGGAAGTAAACCCTAACGGTTCGGTTTCAAATATAGCGGGAGTTATGAACAAGGAGGGGAACGTCTTTGGCATGATGCCCCACCCTGAAAGGGCGTCAGAAGACATTCTGGGCTCTCACGACGGGCTGATGCTGTGGTATTCTTTATTAAGTGATTAG
- the rpmF gene encoding 50S ribosomal protein L32: MAVPKAKTSKWRRNQRRAQNFFNKFRRSLPSLSVCSNCGERIIPHRVCPYCGHYKGKEVIETE; the protein is encoded by the coding sequence ATGGCTGTCCCGAAGGCGAAAACTTCCAAGTGGAGAAGAAACCAGAGGAGAGCACAGAACTTCTTCAATAAATTCAGGAGAAGCCTGCCTTCACTGTCTGTATGCTCTAACTGCGGTGAGAGAATTATTCCCCACAGGGTCTGCCCTTACTGCGGACATTACAAGGGCAAAGAGGTAATTGAAACAGAATAA
- a CDS encoding Mut7-C RNAse domain-containing protein produces the protein MTTKFYLEENLEKLARWLRFLGYPAHVIKGKVDLNKIKPDGVFITTSRRWYERLNKLGIRAVLVPRHDFEVQLCTVIKTLNLKPELKLNLCAYCSTPLLFVSREEVKESVPERVYKEATDFTLCPKCGAVFWKGSHFERMEKKLREILKKC, from the coding sequence ATGACTACGAAATTTTACCTTGAGGAGAACCTGGAAAAGCTCGCCAGATGGCTCAGATTCCTCGGTTATCCGGCTCATGTTATAAAGGGAAAAGTGGACTTAAATAAGATAAAGCCCGATGGAGTTTTTATAACGACCTCAAGGAGGTGGTACGAGCGTTTAAATAAACTGGGAATTCGTGCAGTCTTAGTTCCGAGGCACGACTTTGAAGTTCAGCTCTGCACGGTAATAAAAACTCTCAATTTAAAACCAGAGCTCAAGTTAAATCTCTGCGCTTACTGCTCCACTCCTTTGCTTTTTGTGAGCAGGGAAGAGGTAAAGGAAAGTGTTCCGGAAAGGGTATATAAAGAGGCTACGGACTTTACGCTCTGTCCCAAGTGCGGAGCGGTCTTCTGGAAGGGTTCGCACTTTGAAAGGATGGAGAAGAAATTAAGGGAAATCCTAAAGAAGTGCTAA